In Patagioenas fasciata isolate bPatFas1 chromosome 11, bPatFas1.hap1, whole genome shotgun sequence, the following proteins share a genomic window:
- the GPR174 gene encoding probable G-protein coupled receptor 174, whose product MTNSSNCTETDLKLYYAITYTLILVPGLIGNTLALWVFYEYMKETKRAIIFMINLAIADLSQVLSLPLRIFYYLTGTWQFGEGLCMFCFYLKYVNMYASIYFLVCISVRRYLFVMYPFKFSDCRRIYDVYISIVGWVVVCIGCLPFPLLRLDKAAKNKCFVDLPVKQLSLPISIAMTTVGELVGFITPLLIILYCSWKTILSLKENNSASRDLGEKKKALKMILTCAVVFLICFAPYHISFPLDFLVKTKKIKNVCVQKVISVFHVVALCLASFNCCLDPVIYYFTTNEFRRRLSRYELQESIQLHNLGYVRRSSRNILRKNSMDC is encoded by the coding sequence ATGACCAACAGCTCCAACTGCACCGAAACAGACCTTAAACTCTACTATGCCATTACGTACACTTTAATCCTGGTCCCTGGGCTAATAGGAAACACGTTAGCTTTGTGGGTCTTTTACGAGTACATGAAAGAGACTAAAAGGGCCATAATATTTATGATCAATTTAGCCATTGCCGACTTATCGCAGGTTTTGTCCTTGCCCCTGCGGATTTTCTACTACTTGACAGGGACGTGGCAATTTGGAGAGGGCCTCTGCATGTTCTGCTTCTACCTGAAGTACGTCAACATGTACGCGAGCATCTACTTCTTGGTTTGCATCAGCGTCCGGCGGTATTTGTTTGTGATGTACCCCTTCAAATTCAGCGACTGCAGGCGCATCTACGACGTGTACATCAGCATCGTGGGCTGGGTCGTGGTCTGCATCGGCTGCTTGCCCTTCCCGCTTCTCAGACTGGACAAGGCTGCTAAGAACAAGTGTTTTGTGGACCTCCCTGTGAAGCAACTCAGCCTTCCCATCTCCATAGCCATGACGACCGTCGGTGAGCTGGTGGGGTTCATCACTCCCCTGCTCATCATCCTCTACTGCTCGTGGAAGACGATCTTATCGCTGAAAGAAAACAACTCTGCCTCGCGCGACCtcggagagaaaaagaaggctcTAAAGATGATTCTCACCTGCGCTGTGGTATTTCTGATCTGCTTTGCGCCTTATCACATCAGCTTTCCACTAGATTTCCTTGTCAAGACAAAAAAGATCAAGAACGTGTGCGTGCAGAAAGTGATCTCCGTGTTTCACGTTGTGGCGTTGTGCCTCGCCAGCTTCAACTGCTGCCTGGACCCCGTCATCTACTACTTTACTACAAACGAGTTCAGGAGACGCCTGTCCAGGTACGAGCTGCAGGAGAGCATCCAGCTCCACAACCTCGGCTACGTGAGGAGGAGCTCCCGAAACATCCTCAGGAAGAACTCCATGGACTGCTAG
- the ITM2A gene encoding integral membrane protein 2A produces the protein MVKIAFNSPFAQKDEPKKEAAEALVADKDPEIATHGGGSSSGRCLLTLLGLAFILAGVVVGGACIYKYFMPKHKVYRGEMCYFENENRDRAVEPYFLPIAEEADIREDDNIAIIDVPVPKFSDSDPAAIVHDFDRLLTAYLDLQLGNCYVIPLNTSIVMPPRNLMDLFAKLATGSYLPQTYLVREEMVVTEEIDNVSDLGIFIYQLCVGKETFRLQRRDQITGLQKRSVENCHSIRHFENSFVVETKICQQ, from the exons ATGGTGAAGATCGCGTTTAATTCCCCCTTCGCCCAGAAGGATGAGCCGAAGAAGGAGGCGGCCGAGGCGCTGGTGGCCGACAAG GATCCAGAGATCGCCACACACGGAGGTGGAAGCTCATCTGGAAGATGTCTGCTGACTCTGCTGGGTCTGGCGTTCATCTTGGCAGGAGTTGTTGTCGGTGGAGCCTGCATCTACAAGTACTTCATGCCTAAG CACAAGGTGTACCGTGGTGAAATGTGTTACTTCGAAAATGAAAATCGTGATCGTGCAGTGGAACCGTATTTCCTCCCCATTGCTGAAGAAGCTGACATTCGAGAAGATGACAACATAGCCATCATTGATGTGCCCGTTCCAAAGTTCTCAGACAGTGATCCAGCAGCGATCGTTCATGACTTTGATAGG CTCCTGACGGCGTATCTTGACTTGCAACTGGGTAACTGCTACGTGATTCCGCTGAACACATCCATAGTTATGCCACCAAGAAATCTGATGGATCTCTTTGCAAAACTGGCG ACTGGCTCTTACTTGCCCCAGACCTACCTAGTCCGTGAGGAAATGGTGGTTACAGAGGAGATAGATAATGTGTCTGACCTGGGTATCTTCATATACCAACTCTGTGTTGGAAAAGAGACGTTCAGACTTCAGCGCAGAGACCAGATAACGG GTCTGCAGAAACGTTCAGTGGAGAACTGTCACTCAATCAGACACTTTGAAAACTCTTTCGTTGTTGAAACAAAGATCTGTCAACAGTGA